The following is a genomic window from Planifilum fulgidum.
TTTACGGGGTTTTGGGAGAATGACATGGCAAAAGGCTGGATACCATTTGGATGAACCGCCGGAGGTCCTGAGGGAGGGCTCCCCGGTTGCCGCAGGCACAGGATATCTGTTATCGTTACAGATGCGACCTTGTCTTGGATCCGACACGGGAAGAAAATGGAACGGTTTCAAATAGAGGGGAGGACACGGGATGGCCGATTCGCTCGTCATCGTCGAATCGCCCGCCAAAGCGAAAACCATCGGCAAATATTTGGGAAAAAAATACATCGTCAAAGCTTCGATGGGACATGTGCGGGATTTGCCCAAAAGCCAGATGGGCATCGATATCGAGCGCCGTTTTGAACCGAAATACATCACCATCCGCGGCAAGGGAAACGTGTTGAAGGAACTGCGCGAAGCGAAGAAGAAGGTGAAGCGGGTGTTCCTTGCCGCCGACCCGGACCGGGAAGGCGAGGCGATCGCTTGGCATCTGGCCCTCAGCCTGGATTTGAGCCCGAATGAGAAATGCCGGGTGGTTTTCAACGAGATCACCAAACAGGCCATCCAGGAAGCCTTTAAAAATCCCCGGCCGATCGACATGGATCTGGTCCACGCCCAGCAAGCCCGGCGCATTCTGGATCGGCTGGTCGGTTACGGAATCAGCCCGATCCTGTGGAAAAAGGTGAAAAAGGGTTTGAGCGCCGGACGCGTTCAATCCGTGGCCGTCAAATTGATCATCGACCGGGAAAAGGAGATCCGTGAATTTCAGCCGGAGGAATATTGGACGGTCACGGCGGAGCTGTTGAAGGGATCCGAGTCTTTCCAGGCGAAGTTTTACGGCTTTGGAAAGGAAAAAACGGAGCTGAAGCACAAAGAGGATGTCGAGGCGCTTCTTCAGCGAATCAAAGGAAAGCGGTTCGTCGTCGAAGAAGTGAAGAAAAGCCAGCGGCGCCGCAATCCGGCTCCGCCCTTCATCACCAGCACCCTGCAGCAGGAGGCGGCGAGGAAACTCAGGTTCCGGGCCTCAAAAACCATGGCCGTGGCGCAGCAATTGTACGAGGGGGTGGAATTGGGACCCGAGGGCTTTGTCGGGTTGATCACCTACATGCGGACCGATTCCACCCGGATTTCCGAGACGGCCCAGCGGGAAGCGCTGGACTGGATCAAGAAACACTTCGGAGAATCGTATCTTCCGGACACTCCGCGCCGGCACCGGGTCAAGGCGGGGGCCCAGGACGCCCACGAAGCGATCCGGCCCACGTCGGTGGCGCGTACGCCCGAAATGGTGAAAAGCTACCTGAGCCGGGATCAATACCGCCTCTACAAGCTGATTTGGGAGCGTTTCGTGGCCAGCCAAATGGCTTCCGCCATCATGGATGCCGTCTCCGCGGATATCCGCGCCGGGGATGCGCTGTTTCGGGCGACGGGTTCGACGGTCAGATTTCCCGGCTTCATGAAGGTATACGTGGAAGGTTCGGACGAAAACAAAACCGAAGAGGACGGACGGCTGCCGGAGTTGGAGCGCGGGGAAACCCTGAGGCGCAAATCGGTGCAGCCGAAACAGCACTTCACCCAGCCGCCGCCCCGGTATACGGAAGCCCGGCTGGTCCGGACCCTCGAGGAGCTGGGAATCGGAAGGCCGTCCACCTATGCCCCCACCCTGGAGACCATCCAAAAACGGGGTTATGTGACGCTGGAAGACGGCCGCCTCGTGCCGACGGAGCTGGGCGAGATTGTCACCCAGCTGATGGAGGAATTTTTTCCGGAGATTTTGGATGTGGAGTTTACGGCCAACATGGAGGAAGAATTGGATCAGATCGAAGAAGGGGCCGTGGATTGGGTTCAAATCGTCGACGAATTTTACCGCCCCTTTCACCGGCGCCTTTCCATCGCGGAAAAAGAGATGGAGGAAGTGGAGATCAAGGACGAGGTTTCCGATGAGGTCTGCGAAAAGTGCGGAAGCCCGATGGTGTACAAAATGGGCCGGTACGGGCGGTTTTTGGCCTGCTCCGCCTTTCCGGAGTGCCGCAACGCCAAACCGATCCTCAAATCGACGGGGGTTGCCTGTCCCAAGTGCGGCGAAGGGGAGATTGTGGAGCGGAAGAGCAAAAAGCGCCGCACCTTTTACGGCTGCAGCCGGTATCCGGAATGCGACTTCGTCTCCTGGGACAAACCCGTCCCCCGTCCTTGTCCCAAGTGCGGCAAGCTGATGGTGGAAAAGAAGAAAAAGCAGGAGCCCGTGATCCGCTGCACGGAATGCAGTTATGAGGAAGCAAAACCCTGAGGAGGTTCCATGATGCGACAGACGGTAACGGTGATCGGTGCGGGTTTGGCCGGCAGCGAAGCGGCATGGCAGATCGCCCGGCGCGGCGTGCCGGTCCGGCTCATCGAGATGCGTCCCGGCAAAATGACGCCGGCCCACCGGACCGGCCGTTTTGCCGAACTGGTCTGCAGCAATTCGCTCCGGGCCAAGGCGCTGACCAATGCGGTCGGAATATTGAAGGAAGAGATGCGGCGGATGGATTCGCTGATCATGCGCTGTGCCGATGCCCATCAGGTTCCCGCCGGAGGGGCGCTGGCGGTGGACCGGGAGGGCTTTTCTGCCGCGGTGACGGAGGCGCTGAAACAGATTCCCCACGTGGAGATCGTCCACGAGGAAGTGACGGAGATTCCCGAAGGGATCGCGGTGATCGCCACGGGCCCGCTTACCTCTCCCGCGCTGTCCGAGGCGATCCGCCGCCTGACCGGGGAGGAGTACCTGTATTTCTACGATGCGGCGGCTCCCATCGTGGAAAAGGACAGCATCGACATGGACAAGGTGTTTGTCGCCTCCCGCTACGGCAAAGGGGAGTCGGCCTACATCAACTGTCCGATGACGCAAGAGGAGTTCGACCGGTTTTATGAAGCGCTCATCTCCGCCGAGCAGGCTCCCCTCAAGGAGTTTGAAAAGGAGATTTACTTCGAAGGCTGCATGCCGATCGAAGTGATGGCACGGCGCGGAAAGAAAACGATCCTGTTCGGTCCGTTGAAGCCGGTGGGCCTTACGGATCCGCGGACCGGAAAACGGCCCTACGCCGTGGTTCAGCTCAGACAGGACAACAGCGCCGGGACGCTGTACAACCTGGTCGGCTTTCAGACACATCTCAAATGGGGAGAGCAGAAGCGGGTGATCCGGATGATTCCCGGACTGGAACGGGCGGAAATTGTCCGGTACGGCGTGATGCACCGCAACACCTTCATCAATTCCCCCAAGTTGCTGCAACCCACGTACCAGCTGATCCGCCGGGAGAATCTGTTTTTCGCCGGACAGATCACCGGAGTGGAGGGTTATGTGGAATCCGCCGCATCCGGGCTGATCGCCGGGATCAACGCCGCCCGTTTGGCCATGGGGAGGGATCCGGTGGTTTTTCCGCCGGAGACGGCGATGGGCAGCCTCGCCCGGTACATCACCACCGCCGATCCGAAGCATTTCCAGCCGATGAACGCCAACTTCGGTCTCTTTCCCCCTCTTCCGGAGCGGATCCGCTCCCGGGAGGAGCGGAACCTGCAATTCGCCGAGCGGGCACTGAACAGGCTTCATGATTTTTCCAGGGAGCTTGACCGTTTGCCTTGCTAATGCATCGATCGGTGTGCTAAGATGAAGACGGAAACGGCTTCCGGAATACGGGCTTTGAGGAAACAGGCAGCAGTCGGTCGTGCTGCTGTTTCTTTTCTTTATGGGTTTTCACCCGGAAAGCGGCTGTGAAGTCTTTTTTTGTTCGTCTCCGAGCAAAATGGAAAACGGGATGAATCGGGGAGACAAAGGGGGATTTGCGGTGGAGGGGTTTCGCGGAACGACCATCTTCGCCATCCGCCATCGGGGAAAGGGAGCCATCGCGGGAGATGGTCAGGTCACCTTCGGCAATCAGATGGTGATGAAGAACCGGGCAAAAAAGGTGCGCAGGCTGTATCGCGGGAAAGTGGTCGCCGGCTTTGCCGGATCGGTGGCCGATGCCATGACCCTCTTTGAGAAGTTCGAGGGGAAACTGGAGGAGTTCCACGGCAATTTGACCCGCGCGGCCGTCGAATTGGCCAAGGAGTGGCGGGCGGACAAGGTGCTGCGCCGGCTGGAAGCGATGCTGATTGTCATGGATGCGGAGCAGCTTCTGCTGGTGTCGGGAACCGGTGAAGTGATTGAACCGGATGATCAAGTGCTGGCCATCGGTTCCGGAGGCGGATATGCGCTGGCCGCCGGCCGTGCCCTGAAAACCTACGCTCCGGAGATGAGCGCCCGGGAGATCGCGGAGGCGGCCCTGAGGATTGCCGGTGAGATCTGCGTGTTTACCAATCAGCACATTGTCGTCGAGGAGGTATAGGCGTGAACGGGGGATCGATCCGCCGACAAGAGCAGTTAACGCCGCGCCAGATTGTCGCCGAATTGGACAAATACATCGTCGGCCAGCAGGCAGCCAAGCGGGCGGTCGCCATCGCCCTCCGCAACCGGTACCGCCGGACGTTGCTGCCGGAGGAGCTCAGGGACGAGGTGGTGCCCAAAAACATTCTGATGATCGGCCCCACCGGCGTGGGGAAGACGGAGATCGCCCGTCGCCTGGCGAAGTTGGTCGGCGCCCCCTTCATCAAGGTGGAAGCCACCAAATTCACGGAAGTGGGTTATGTGGGCCGAGATGTGGAATCGATGGTCCGGGACCTGGTGGAGACGGCCGTCCGGATGGTCAAGGCGGAGCAGCTGGAAAAAGTGAAGGACAAGGCGGCCCAAATGGCTGACGAGCGAATGGTTTCCATCCTGGTCCCGTCCAGGAAGACGAGCGGCTTCAAAAACCCCCTGGAGATGCTTTTCAACCAGTCCGGCCACTCCAACCGCTCCCAGGATGTCGGAGCCGAAGAGGCGGGAATTGAGGAGCGCAGGAGGCAGGTGCGGGAACGGCTGAAAAGGGGAGAGCTGGAGGAGGAAATCATCGAGATCGAAGTGGAGGAACAGCTCCCGGTCTTCGACATGTTTGCCGGTTCCGGGATGGAACAGATGGGCATCAACATGCAGGAAATGCTGGGGCAGTTCCTTCCGAAGCGGACGAAGAAGCGCCGCCTGCCCGTCCGGGAGGCCCGGAAGGTGCTGATCCAGGAAGAGGGGCAGAAGTTGATCGACATGGATCAGGTGATCCAGGAATCGATCGAGCGGGCGGAGCAGATGGGGATCATCTTCATCGACGAGGTGGACAAAATCGCCGGCAAGGACCAGCGCGGCGGCCCCGATGTTTCCCGGGAAGGGGTGCAGCGGGACATTCTTCCCATCGTCGAGGGATCGACGGTGATGACCAAGTACGGCCCGGTGAAGACGGACCACATTCTCTTCATCGCTGCGGGAGCTTTTCACATCGCCAAGCCCTCGGATCTGATCCCCGAGCTTCAGGGCCGGTTCCCGATCCGGGTGGAACTGGACGACTTGACCGCCGACGATTTCTTCCGCATCCTGACGGAGCCCAAGGGGGCGCTGATCAAGCAGTACACGGAACTGCTCAGGACCGAGGGGATCGAAGTGAAGTTCACGGAGGATGCCGTCCGGGAAATCGCCCGCCTGGCCGCCGAGGTGAATCAGGGGACCGAAAACATCGGGGCCCGGAGGCTGCACACGATCCTGGAGAGGCTGCTTGAGGAGCTGTCCTTTGAGGCGCCGGACATTCATCTGAAGGAAGTCGTGATCACCCCCCAATATGTGCGGGAGCGGCTGGCCGATATCGTTCGGGATCGGGACATGAGCCAGTACATCCTTTGACAGGGGCTTTCGTGCCTGCCGAAAAATCGTTCTCCGAGCCGGAAAAATTGAAGGGGGAGTCGTTGCGGAAGCGGTTTTGCCTGTGGTATATTTATGAACGGTGTTAAGCACACACGTCGGCGGAGGTGGGCGGGCGGTGTCGCGAAGGCGATCCCGGCCGTGATGAAGCCGACGGAGGAATCAACCGAGAGAGGATGAAAGAGCCATGGCAGTCGTTTCGATGAAGCAGTTGCTGGAAGCCGGGGTTCATTTCGGGCATCAGACGCGCCGCTGGAACCCCAAAATGGAAAAATACATTTTCACCGAGCGGAACGGGATCTACATCATCGACCTGCAAAAAACGGTGAAAATGATGGAGGAGGCCTACAACTACGTCCGCGAACTGGCTTCCCGCGGCGGAACCCTCCTCTTTGTGGGAACCAAGAAACAGGCTCAGGATGCGGTTCGCGAGGAAGCGGAGCGGTGCGGCATGTTTTATGTGAACCACCGCTGGCTGGGAGGCACCCTGACCAACTTCCAGACGATCCGCAAGCGGATTGAGCGGTTGCACGAACTGGAGAAGATGGAAGAGGACGGAACCTTCGACGTCCTTCCCAAGAAGGAAGTGGTTCGTCTCCGTAAGGAGCACGCGCGGCTGGAAAAATTCCTCGGCGGCATCAAAGAGATGAAGGAGCTTCCCGATGCGGTCTTCATCATCGACCCGAGGAAAGAACGGATCGCGGTGGCCGAAGCGCGGAGGCTGGGAATCCCGATCATCGCCATTGTCGATACGAACTGCGACCCCGACGAAGTGGATTACGTCATTCCCGGCAACGACGATGCCATCCGGGCAGTTCGCTTGTTCACGTCCAAAATGGCCGATGCGGTTCTGGAAGGAAAACAGGGCGAACAAAACGCTTCCTGATCCTTCAGCGAAAGGGTGGGTCCGGGGATTTACGCCTCACCACCCTTTTTTATACAACCTTGCGGCATTGCGGATCCAAAGCGGGTCCGAAGGGGTCGGAGAGCCCCGAAGGAAACAAGGAGGGACATGAGATGGCGATATCAGCTGCTCAAGTGAAAGAATTGCGGGAGAAAACCGGTGCGGGGATGATGGATTGCAAAAAGGCCCTCACCGAAGCAAACGGGGACATGGAGAAAGCGATTGAGATCCTGCGGGAGAAGGGCTTGGCCGCCGCCGAGAAGAAAGCGGGACGCGTCGCCGCCGAAGGGTTGGTCGAGGCCTACATACACGCCGGGGGACGGATCGGCGTCTTGGTCGAAGTGAACTGCGAAACGGATTTCGTGGCCAAGACCGAGGAGTTCCGTTCCTTCGTGCGCGACATCGCGATGCAGATCGCCGCGATGAATCCCAAATATGTGAAACGGGATGAGGTGCCGGAGGATGTGGTGAACAAGGAGCGGGAGATTCTGCGCACCCAGGCCCTCAATGAAGGGAAACCGGAACATATCGTCGAGAAAATCGTGGAGGGCAGGCTGGAGAAGTACTTCAAGGAAGTCTGCCTTCTGGAACAGCCGTTCATCAAGGACGGGGACAAGACGGTCGAACAGCTGGTGAAGGAAATGATTGCGCGCATCGGAGAGAACATCTCGATCCGGCGCTTTGTCCGCTTTGAACTCGGCGAAGGCATCGAGAAGAAAGAGACCGATTTCGCCGAGGAAGTCTTGTCGCAGGTCAAGGGCTGAGGAAGCCCAAGGGAACACGCGGTGTTCCCTTTTTTTGGATAAAGGTGGCAAATCGCCCGGAAGGATGTGCGAAACGGAGGAAAGTCATGGAACGGCTCAATTATCGTCGCGTGGTTTTGAAGTTGAGCGGGGAGGCGTTGGCGGGGGATCGGGGATACGGCATCGACCCCAAGACGATTTCCTCCATCGCCAACCAGATCAAAGAAGTGGTGGAGATGGGCGTCCAGATGGCCGTTGTTGTCGGCGGCGGGAACATCTGGCGCGGAATAGCGGGAAGCGCCCAGGGGATCGATCGGGCCACCGCCGACTACATGGGAATGCTGGCGACGGTGATGAATTCCCTGGCCCTGCAGGATTCCCTGGAGAAGGTGGGCGTGCCCACCCGCGTCCAGACCTCGATCGAGATGCGCCAGGTGGCGGAACCCTATATTCGCCGCCGGGCGATTCGCCATCTGGAGAAGGGGCGGGTCGTCATTTTCGCGGCGGGGACGGGAAATCCCTTTTTCTCCACCGACACCACGGCGGCACTTCGCGCCGCCGAGATCGAAGCGGACGTGATTCTGATGGCGAAAAACAATGTGGACGGGGTGTATTCGGCGGATCCCACCCGCGATCCCCGGGCCGTAAAGTACGAGACCCTCACTTATCTGGACATGCTGAATCAGGGGCTGGGGGTCATGGATTCGACGGCGTCCACATTGTGCATGGACAATGATATTCCGCTGATCGTTTTCAACATTTGCAAGGAAGGCAACATTCGCCGCGCGGTCATGGGGGAACAAATCGGAACCGTAGTGAGGGGGAGTCGCTGATGTTGGAAGATGTCAAAAAGCGATCCGCTGAGAAAATGGAAAAGGCGATTCAGGTTTTGAAAAGGGATTTGGCCAGCATGCGCGCGGGCCGGGCCACACCCGCCCTGCTCGAAAAGGTGACCGTTTCCTATTACGGAAGCGAAATGCCCGTCAACCAGCTGGCCAGCATTTCGGCGCCGGAACCCCGCCTGTTGGTGGTGCAGCCCTGGGACAAGTCCGCCTTGCCGGAGATCGAGCGGGCCATTCTGAAGTCGGAACTGGGGCTTACCCCCACCAACGACGGCAATGTGATCCGGATTGCCATCCCGGCTTTGACGGAAGAGCGCCGGGCGGAGCTGGTCAAAGTGGTGAAGAAGAGCGGCGAGGAGGCGAAGGTGGCCATCCGCAACGTCCGCCGGGATGCCAATGAGGAAATCAAGAAGATGGGGAAAAACGGGGAGATTTCCGAGGACGACGTCCGCCGCGGGCAGGATGAGATTCAAAAGCTGACGGACCGTTACATCCGGGAAGTGGACGAGGTGATCGCGGCGAAGGAGAAGGAGATCATGGAGATCTGACGGGGATGCCGCGGCCGGAGTCGGGTCCATTTTGATCGAGCCGTTATTGTTATATACTTAGATTGAATGGCCGGAGGACTACTGCGGAGGAATGGGCATGATCCGATTTCTGAAACGATGGTTTGCCGGAGCGAAGGACGCGGATGGGGAAGACCTGCTTTCCAAGGTGCGAAAGGGCCCCATTCCGCGCCATGTGGCGATAATCATGGACGGAAACGGGCGGTGGGCCAAAAAGCGGGGACTTCCCCGGGTGGCCGGCCACCGGGAAGGAATGAACACCGTCCGGGAGATTACCCGGGCCGCCGACGAACTGGGCATCGAAATTTTGACACTATATTCTTTTTCCACAGAAAATTGGAAGCGGCCCCGGGAAGAAGTGGATTACCTGATGAGGTTGCCCCAGGAGTTTTTGCATACCGATCTGGACGAGCTTGTCCGTCGCAATGTTCAGGTTCGGATGATCGGCGACGAGACGCATCTTCCGGACCACACCCGGTCGGCGATTCGCCAATTTCAGGAAGCGACCCGGAACAACACCGGACTGATCCTCAATTTTGCACTCAATTACGGATCGCGGGACGAAATCCTCCGGGCCGTTCGCCGGATCATAGAGGATGTCCAATCGGGCAAAATGGATAAGGATGCGGTGGATGAAGCGGTCATGAACCGCTATCTGTACACGGCGGGCCTGCCGGATCCCGATCTGGTCATCCGCACCAGCGGCGAGATCCGCATCAGCAATTTCATGCTGTGGCAACTGGCGTACAGTGAATTGTGGTTCACGAATGTTTCCTGGCCCGAATTCAGGCGGGATCATTTTTTTCGCGCCATCGAAGATTACCAGCACCGTTCCCGTCGTTTCGGCGCGGTGTGAGGACTGGAGAGTCGGTGGATGAAGCAGCGAATCATCACAGGAGGGGTGGGGGCCGCCGGTTTTCTGTTTTTGTTGTGGCTGGGCGGCGGATGGTACGCTGCCCTGGTTTTCCTTCTTGCAACTTTGGGCTACGCGGAATTTTGCCGAATGGGAAAAATCCCGTGGCGAAGCGGGTGGTCCGTCCCCGGTTTTCTCATGGTGTGGAGCCTTCTTTTGTCCGTCATGATGTACGGGGAAACGGCCCTCTCCTCCTACGGACTGGATGTCGTTCTCGCCGGTTTGGTCATCTTTTTTCTTTTGATGGTCATAAGCCACAATCGAACGGATATTTTCCGGGCGGCCTACCTCTTTTGCGGCGCCTTGTACATAGGTTTCGGCTTTTCCTTTATGATTCAGATGAGATGGATGGCGGACGGATTGCTTTGGTCCCTGTTTGTTCTCGGCGTGATTTGGGCGGGAGATACCGGCGCCTACTTTGTGGGACGGAGATTCGGAAAGAGGAAATTGTGTCCGGAGATCAGCCCGAACAAAACGGTGGAAGGTTCCGCGGGCGGACTGATTTTGTCCCTGGGTGCCGGGCTGTCCATCGCTTCGGCCATCCCGGCGCTCAGCTGGTCGTCCTCCCTCGCCCTCGCACTGCTTGTCGCTGTGGCCGGACAGTTGGGGGACCTGGTTGAATCGGCGATCAAGCGGACCACCGGGGTGAAGGATTCCGGAGGTTTGCTCCCCGGGCACGGCGGTGTGCTGGACCGGTTCGACAGCTTGTTGTTTGCGCTTTTGGTCATCCATCTCTTTCGGGTGGTATAGGGGGTAGAGTGATGAAACAACGGATCGCCCTTCTCGGTTCGACCGGTTCCATCGGCAAAAACACACTGGCGGTGGTCCGGGAGCATCCCGATCAATTTGAAGTGGTCGGACTGGCTGCGGGCAGCAATGTCCAAGAGATGGTGAGGCAGATCCGTGAATTTTCCCCCCGGATCGTGTCGATGGCTTCCCCGGAGGCGGCGGAGCAGGTGCGAAGGGAGGCGGGGCCTGGGGTTCGCGTGGTGTGCGGGGAGGAGGGAGTCCTGGAGGTGGCCACCCATCCCGGGGCTTCCATCGTGGTTTCCGCCATCGTGGGCAGCAGGGGACTGCGCCCCACCCTGGCCGCGATCCGGGCGGGGAAAACGATCGGCCTTGCCAACAAGGAAACGCTGGTGATGGCCGGGTCGATCGTGATGCGGGAGGCCGAAAAGGCGGGGGTATCCATCCTGCCCGTCGACAGCGAGCATTCCGCGATCTTCCAGTGTCTCAACGGAGAACGGCCCGCGGATGTTCGTCGGATCATTTTGACCGCATCGGGCGGGGCGTTTCGGGATCTGCCCCGGGAAGCGCTGGGATCCGTCACCCGGGAGCAGGCGCTGACTCACCCCAACTGGTCGATGGGGGCGAAGGTGACCATCGATTCGGCCACGATGATGAACAAGGGCCTGGAAGTGATCGAAGCCCGCTGGCTGTTCGACATGCCCTATGACCGCATCGACGTGGTGATCCATCCGGAAAGCATCATCCATTCCATGGTGGAGTTTCGGGACGGGGCGGTGATGGCACAGCTGGGAACGCCCGACATGCGGGTGCCGATCCAATACGCTTTGAGCTACCCCGAACGCCTGCCGTTGCCCGCCCGGCCCCTCGACTTGATCTCCCTCGGGGCGCTTCATTTTCGCCCGGCCGATTTTTCCCGCTATCCGTGCCTGAGGATGGCCTATGAGGCCGGTCGCGCGGGGGGAACCATGCCGGCGGTGCTCAACGCGGCCAACGAGGTGGCGGTGGAGCGCTTTTTGGCCGGGGAAATTCCCTTTCTGGCCATCGAAGAGGTGATCGAGCGGGTCCTTTCCAAACACGTGGGCATTTCCGATCCCACGCTGGAAGAGATAGAAGAAGCGGATCGATGGGCCCGGGAACAGGCGAAGGCGTGCCCGGTCAATCCATCGGCGGTTTGATCAACGAAGGCGGTGATCCTTTCCATGCTGACCATCGTGGCGTTTGTTCTGGTGTTGAGCGCGCTCGTCTTCATTCACGAACTGGGACACTTTCTGTTCGCCAAGCGGGCGGGCATATTGGTCCGGGAGTTTGCCATCGGGTTTGGGCCGAAACTGTTTTCGGTCTTCAAGGGGGAAACCCTGTATTCGATCCGGGCGCTCCCCCTGGGCGGTTTTGTCCGGATGGCAGGGGAGGATCCCGAAACGGTGGAGATTCCCACCGGATCGAGGGTGACTGCGGAACGGGATGACCAGGGCCGGCTGATCCGGATCCACCTCGGGGATGTTCCCGCGAAGGGCGAAGCCGTCACCGGCAAAGTGATGGAATTGGATCTGGAAAAGGAGCTCTACCTCGTCCTGGAAGACGAGGAGGGGAGGCAGACGCGCTTTTCCGTCCATCCACGGGCGGTGATCCAGCGGGATGAGAAAAACGTTCTGCAAATCGCCCCCCGGGATCGGCAGTTCGGATCGAAGACCGTCGGCCAGCGGGCGGCGACGATCCTGGCCGGTCCGGTGTTCAACATTTTGCTGAGCGTTATCCTGTTTGCGATTTTGACGATGATGACCGGGGTGGAGACCAAGGTTTCGATCTACAAGGTCAACCCCGACTCTCCGGCGGAGCGGGCGGGCCTGAAGGCCGGCGACGAGATCGTTTCCATAGACGGGGAACCGATCCGGAATACCGAGGCCGTTTCCATGAACATTCAAAAGTCCAAGGGAGAACCGCTGACCTTTGTGGTGCGTCGGGCCGGGGCCACCTTCGAGCTCGAAGTGGATCCGGAATGGAACGATCAGAACAAGATGTACTGGATCGATGTGCAGCTCCAGCCCCACATGCGGAAGGCCACCCTGTCGGAGGCCGTCGCCAGCGGGTTTAAGGACACGTATCTGTGGACGGTGCGGATTTTTGACGGATTCGGCCAGTTGATCACCGGGCAGATCGGCATCGAAAGTCTCGGCGGCCCGGTGCAGATCGCCTCGATTACAGGTCAGGCGGCCGAGGCGGGCTCCATTCCCCTGATCCGCTGGACGGCGCTGTTGAGCCTCTATCTGGGGGTGTTCAACCTGTTGCCGATCCCGGCGCTGGATGGGAGCCGGTTGGCCTTCATCGCTTTCGAAGCGATCCGGGGGCGCCCGGTGGACCCCAACAAGGAAAGCCTGGTCCATTTCGTCGGATTTGCGCTGCTCATGATGTTGATGCTGGTGGTGACCTACAACGATATCATGCGGGTGTTTTTCAGCGGATGATGCGGGAAGGCGGGGGACCCGGAGTCCCACACCCTCTTCTTTGGCCTGTTTGGCTTTTTCGTACTTTTCCTCGGAAAAGATCCTTTCCTTTGTCTGCGGGAGCCGCCGGCCTCCCCTGACGTACGTTTGCTTGGCGAAGGGGGAAGATCATGTCCAACAAAAAGAAAAAAAAGAACAGTCAAAAGCAGGCGTTGAAAAAAAGGGCCAAGGCCAGGGAGCGAAGGATCCGGGCGCTGACCCTTTGGACGGCGGTCGTTTTGGTTTTGGTCGGCGGCCTGTATTTCTTGACCTCCTCCCTTTCCGAGCGGCAGGCGAAGCCGGTGGATGAACAGATCTTCGCCTACGAGAGGCAGCCGGTGATCGGAAATCCCGACGCTCCGGTCAAAATCGTGGAATTCGGGGATTACAAGTGCCCGGTCTGCAAACGGTTCGCAGAGGAAATCTTTCCCCAGCTGAAACGGGATTTTCTGGACACGGGCAAAGCGGGGATGTATTTTATCGACAAACCGTTTATCGGTGAGGACTCCGTGACGGCCAGCATGGCCGGGGAAGCGGTCTTCAGGCAAAAACCGGAGGCCTTTTGGACTTACTACAAGGCGGTGTATGCCCATCAGGGATTGGAGACCGACCGGTGGGCCACGGTGCCGTTTCTCGTGGAGCTGGCCAAAAAAGAAGTGCCGGATATCGACCACGCCAGGATGGAGCGGGAGTTGAAGAACCAGGCCCACATGGAGGAGATCGAGGCGGACCGGAAGATCGCCGCGGAATTGGGGGTCGACTCGGTGCCCACGCTCTTTATCAACGGGAAGCGGGTGGATCAGAATGTCGTGTTCGATTATCCTTCCCTGAAGAAGCAGATTGAAGAGGCGCTTCAGGAAAGCCGTTAAAGAGGGGGTCGGATTTTG
Proteins encoded in this region:
- the rseP gene encoding RIP metalloprotease RseP, which translates into the protein MLTIVAFVLVLSALVFIHELGHFLFAKRAGILVREFAIGFGPKLFSVFKGETLYSIRALPLGGFVRMAGEDPETVEIPTGSRVTAERDDQGRLIRIHLGDVPAKGEAVTGKVMELDLEKELYLVLEDEEGRQTRFSVHPRAVIQRDEKNVLQIAPRDRQFGSKTVGQRAATILAGPVFNILLSVILFAILTMMTGVETKVSIYKVNPDSPAERAGLKAGDEIVSIDGEPIRNTEAVSMNIQKSKGEPLTFVVRRAGATFELEVDPEWNDQNKMYWIDVQLQPHMRKATLSEAVASGFKDTYLWTVRIFDGFGQLITGQIGIESLGGPVQIASITGQAAEAGSIPLIRWTALLSLYLGVFNLLPIPALDGSRLAFIAFEAIRGRPVDPNKESLVHFVGFALLMMLMLVVTYNDIMRVFFSG
- a CDS encoding DsbA family protein gives rise to the protein MSNKKKKKNSQKQALKKRAKARERRIRALTLWTAVVLVLVGGLYFLTSSLSERQAKPVDEQIFAYERQPVIGNPDAPVKIVEFGDYKCPVCKRFAEEIFPQLKRDFLDTGKAGMYFIDKPFIGEDSVTASMAGEAVFRQKPEAFWTYYKAVYAHQGLETDRWATVPFLVELAKKEVPDIDHARMERELKNQAHMEEIEADRKIAAELGVDSVPTLFINGKRVDQNVVFDYPSLKKQIEEALQESR